A genome region from Lusitaniella coriacea LEGE 07157 includes the following:
- a CDS encoding DUF2382 domain-containing protein — MTLVNISDFYPDYKERIFDNQDIKNYSVYSDTGDKVGGVHDLLVDESGRFRYLVIDTGFWFFGKQVLLPVGRARVDHSRDRVYAVGMTKEQAERLPKYDSDMTIDYDYEERVRGVYRSTATQPTYTPDTYKYDNDPTLYDVDETNHQKFKLYQERLIADKDRYKAGEVAVGKNVESKTANVAVPVENERVVIERTTPTGTTPVTPGATNFKEGEVARMEVYEESAEIDKQAFVREEVEVRKEVDRDTVEASETIRRETLDVDTHGNPVVNKNR; from the coding sequence ATGACTCTTGTCAACATTAGTGATTTTTATCCTGACTATAAAGAACGAATTTTTGATAATCAAGATATCAAGAATTATAGTGTTTATAGCGATACAGGAGATAAAGTTGGTGGCGTTCATGACCTTCTTGTCGATGAGTCGGGTCGTTTCCGCTATCTCGTAATTGACACGGGATTTTGGTTCTTTGGCAAGCAGGTTTTACTCCCAGTGGGTCGCGCGCGAGTAGACCACTCCCGCGATCGCGTCTATGCGGTAGGAATGACCAAAGAGCAAGCCGAACGGTTGCCTAAGTATGATTCTGATATGACCATCGACTACGACTACGAAGAACGAGTCAGAGGAGTTTATCGCTCGACTGCCACGCAACCAACTTATACTCCCGACACCTATAAGTACGACAACGACCCCACTTTGTACGACGTAGATGAAACAAATCATCAGAAATTCAAGTTGTATCAGGAACGTCTGATTGCTGACAAGGATCGTTACAAAGCCGGTGAAGTTGCTGTTGGCAAAAACGTTGAAAGTAAGACAGCAAACGTTGCCGTTCCTGTTGAGAACGAGCGAGTTGTTATCGAACGCACAACGCCAACCGGTACAACCCCTGTTACGCCCGGTGCCACTAACTTCAAAGAGGGAGAAGTTGCACGGATGGAAGTCTACGAAGAGTCTGCAGAAATTGATAAGCAAGCTTTCGTCAGGGAAGAAGTGGAAGTTCGCAAAGAAGTCGATCGCGACACCGTAGAAGCAAGCGAAACTATTCGCCGCGAGACGCTAGATGTCGATACACATGGTAATCCTGTCGTGAATAAGAATCGCTAG
- a CDS encoding polysaccharide deacetylase family protein, translating to MSIAFFFGILLTLAIYKTTVIEIPVFGFHDIVDLENSQEQPPNRPLANEDFSKQDLATFIEYLVKKNYWFLSSQELYDYFLREDKLPLPKERKKKKPVLLSFDDGYQSAHNNILAILEDIEKRYNKKIKIVWFINPAFMGKDGSQLAHASCQELRVGVEKGYYDIQSHGLHHENLILLDPKKLEIELAESQKQLKDCTETLDSSQNFATHIAYPFGAVNPQVEKETAKYYLSGYLYNSRILRPSRLKNRYLIPRLTVNKKTTLAKLKLLAAGGWL from the coding sequence TTGTCGATTGCCTTCTTTTTCGGTATATTGTTAACCCTGGCAATCTATAAAACCACCGTTATTGAAATTCCCGTTTTTGGCTTTCACGATATTGTGGATCTCGAAAACTCCCAAGAGCAGCCGCCAAATCGTCCTTTAGCCAATGAAGATTTTAGCAAACAAGACTTAGCCACTTTTATTGAATATTTAGTCAAGAAAAACTATTGGTTTCTTTCTAGCCAAGAACTATACGATTATTTTTTGCGAGAGGACAAACTGCCTCTTCCCAAAGAACGCAAAAAAAAGAAGCCAGTTCTATTAAGTTTTGATGATGGTTACCAAAGCGCCCACAATAACATTTTAGCTATCCTAGAAGATATTGAAAAACGTTACAACAAAAAGATTAAAATTGTCTGGTTTATTAATCCCGCATTTATGGGGAAAGATGGCAGTCAGCTCGCCCACGCAAGCTGTCAGGAGCTGCGAGTAGGTGTTGAAAAAGGCTACTACGATATTCAATCTCACGGACTCCATCACGAAAATCTGATTTTACTCGATCCTAAAAAGTTAGAGATTGAACTTGCTGAATCTCAAAAACAATTGAAAGATTGCACGGAAACTCTCGATTCCTCACAAAACTTTGCGACTCATATTGCCTACCCTTTTGGTGCAGTTAATCCGCAAGTAGAGAAAGAAACAGCTAAATATTATTTATCTGGCTATCTCTACAACAGTCGAATCTTACGACCCTCTCGTCTCAAAAATCGCTATTTAATTCCACGACTTACGGTTAATAAAAAAACAACCCTCGCCAAACTGAAACTCTTAGCCGCAGGTGGATGGTTATAG
- a CDS encoding DUF4350 domain-containing protein, which yields MKLSKRRLILLGAIALIAIIFITLIAAPSRGGRSNSGSTYSRAPNGYGAWYASIKNRGTPIQRWQKPFENLAKSQKQTINNTFLRVNSTLQPLSLSSQERQWVTQGNTLILLGIRQRVTEAPFSSRQESPVGSVKIDTARRAEEGQKTLLGDRFGAVVWLEPIGKGQILYATTPHLAANAYQDYPGNAEFLTLLVTQEEPQETLSIQFPSNVLVEPSQQPFPFESSGGIAGVPLIDTQTTHQIWVDEYSHGYKDSEDIEGETQGNLLNYWAKTPLLTAFIQGLILLLVALWGGNHRFGQPKTLSSPTPNNSQAYIEGLAGVLHKAESSEFILEVLGKEEQLQLQQALGLGKIPLEPKQLLAAWKAQTGKFPQELQQVLRVQQQERRLKETELLVWLQKWQKIRSRT from the coding sequence TTGAAACTCTCAAAACGAAGATTGATTTTGCTGGGCGCGATCGCGCTAATCGCTATCATTTTCATAACCCTTATTGCCGCACCCAGCAGAGGCGGCAGAAGCAATAGCGGTTCGACCTACAGCCGCGCCCCTAACGGTTACGGTGCGTGGTACGCTTCTATCAAAAATCGAGGAACCCCCATTCAACGCTGGCAAAAACCCTTTGAGAATTTAGCAAAATCCCAGAAACAAACCATCAACAACACCTTTCTGCGCGTCAACAGCACTCTCCAACCCCTATCTTTATCTTCCCAAGAGCGTCAGTGGGTCACTCAAGGCAACACGCTCATTCTTCTCGGCATTCGCCAGCGCGTCACAGAAGCCCCATTCAGCAGTCGTCAGGAAAGCCCTGTGGGAAGCGTCAAAATTGATACCGCACGTAGAGCAGAAGAAGGACAAAAAACTCTCCTAGGGGATCGGTTTGGTGCCGTCGTTTGGCTAGAACCTATTGGCAAAGGACAAATCCTTTACGCCACCACCCCTCACCTCGCCGCCAACGCCTATCAAGACTATCCCGGCAACGCCGAATTTTTGACCTTACTCGTCACCCAAGAAGAACCCCAGGAAACATTATCGATCCAATTTCCATCTAATGTTTTAGTGGAACCGTCTCAACAACCTTTCCCCTTTGAATCTTCAGGGGGGATTGCGGGGGTTCCCCTTATTGACACCCAAACCACCCATCAAATTTGGGTAGACGAATACAGCCACGGCTACAAAGATAGCGAAGACATTGAAGGGGAAACACAAGGAAATCTTCTGAATTACTGGGCAAAAACGCCCCTTTTGACCGCTTTTATTCAAGGTTTAATTCTACTTCTGGTTGCCCTTTGGGGTGGCAATCATCGCTTCGGACAACCCAAAACCCTCTCCTCTCCAACCCCCAACAATAGTCAAGCCTATATTGAAGGATTGGCAGGAGTATTGCACAAAGCTGAGAGTAGCGAATTTATTCTTGAAGTATTGGGTAAAGAAGAACAACTTCAACTGCAACAGGCATTGGGATTGGGAAAAATCCCCCTCGAACCCAAACAATTGCTTGCAGCATGGAAAGCACAAACAGGCAAATTTCCCCAAGAACTCCAACAAGTCCTGCGCGTGCAACAGCAGGAACGCCGCCTCAAGGAGACAGAATTGTTAGTTTGGTTGCAGAAATGGCAGAAGATACGCTCTCGAACCTAG
- a CDS encoding AAA family ATPase → MSQAHTIFNRLSQALNKFIVGQPTLIQQLLVALLSGGHIILEGVPGTGKTLLVKVFAKLIQADFRRVQLTPDILPSDILGTNIFDINNHSFTLKKGPVFTEVLLADEINRTPPKTQAALLEAMEEGQITLDGETLPLPELFWTIATQNPLEFEGTYPLPEAQLDRFLFKLVVDYPEPAAEKQMLLNVQNGFRAKRLDLERIKPIATVAQILSARKVVQGIKVEDNLMDYLLELVQRSRKHPDLALGASPRSAVAWLQTAKAQAWLDERDFATPDDVKAVAVPLLRHRLILKPEAQLDGLQLDAVIASLLQKVPVPR, encoded by the coding sequence ATGAGCCAAGCCCACACGATTTTTAACCGTCTCAGTCAAGCGCTTAATAAATTTATCGTCGGTCAACCCACCCTCATTCAACAATTGCTTGTGGCGCTGCTCAGTGGCGGTCACATCATCTTAGAAGGCGTTCCGGGAACGGGCAAAACCCTTCTCGTTAAAGTCTTTGCCAAACTGATTCAAGCGGATTTTCGTCGCGTTCAACTTACCCCCGATATCTTGCCTTCAGATATCTTGGGAACCAATATTTTCGATATCAACAATCACAGTTTCACTCTAAAAAAGGGCCCTGTCTTTACAGAAGTTCTCCTTGCCGATGAAATCAACCGCACGCCGCCAAAAACTCAGGCAGCACTTCTCGAAGCGATGGAAGAAGGTCAGATTACTCTAGATGGAGAGACTCTCCCCCTACCGGAACTCTTTTGGACGATCGCGACCCAAAATCCCTTAGAATTTGAGGGAACTTATCCCCTCCCGGAAGCCCAACTCGATCGCTTTCTCTTCAAACTGGTGGTAGACTACCCCGAACCTGCTGCTGAAAAGCAGATGCTCCTCAACGTACAAAACGGGTTTCGTGCCAAACGCCTAGATTTAGAAAGAATTAAACCTATTGCCACTGTCGCGCAAATTTTGAGCGCTCGCAAGGTCGTTCAGGGCATAAAAGTTGAGGATAATTTGATGGATTATTTATTAGAGTTGGTACAACGATCGCGCAAACATCCAGATTTAGCCCTCGGTGCCTCTCCTCGTTCGGCTGTAGCGTGGTTGCAAACGGCGAAAGCACAAGCATGGTTGGACGAGCGCGATTTTGCAACCCCCGACGACGTGAAAGCGGTGGCAGTGCCTTTACTGCGCCATCGCCTGATTCTCAAACCCGAAGCGCAACTCGACGGTCTTCAGCTCGATGCTGTTATTGCTTCTTTATTACAAAAAGTTCCCGTTCCTCGTTAA